In Macadamia integrifolia cultivar HAES 741 chromosome 5, SCU_Mint_v3, whole genome shotgun sequence, a single window of DNA contains:
- the LOC122077943 gene encoding protein FAR1-RELATED SEQUENCE 5-like yields the protein MKKKEEEKHGGSLRLRAGSGSRYGGSKFRRGRLLVDGRKSTDGGLMWVQKGEISDGNGILIQEAKAKANRGGQKIAHDDEISDTIVDGLIDVYAREGPTDLEEVMRLDVEAIENELNSSGVVVDDKNGETNEAIEDDVFCIATTLDDCGIGPATIYEVMKTMSGGASKVGLPELAFKNFMKRKNQKFLGVDLQRLLEYLHHTKLCDPEFFCKIAKTEDGTVRGIFWVDGQARAVYRVFGDVLVFDTTYKKNRYHFPFGHFVGVNHHGQTTLFGCGLIADETIESFIWLFSTWLEAMDNRPPMAIITDQCPSLLRAILHVFPSAKRWYCSWHVQKHFIEHLSHLYGTSPSFKNNFGRCIYGSKTENEFETRWQELLITYNLVEHEWLGKMYKQRVHWVPLYLKGTFFAGMSSTQRSEGINYYFRGYFKQSIPLHKFAQQYENAVQRRRERETSSDFSSLNRRPPLLVGNPLEIYTSKVYTRKIFEIFKKQWSVTLVLTTTEEEVHGQKKK from the exons AtgaaaaaaaaggaggaggagaaacaTGGAGGATCGCTGAGGTTAAGAGCTGGGAGTGGGAGTCGTTATGGAGGTTCTAAGTTTAGAAGGGGTCGGTTGCTTGTCGATGGAAGAAAGAGCACAGACGGTGGTCTAATGTGGGTACAGAAGGGAGAGATCTCCGATGGCAATGGGATTCTCATTCAAGAAGCTAAAGCTAAAGCCAATCGTG gGGGGCAAAAAATAGCACATGATGATGAAATATCAGATACTATTGTCGATGGACTTATA GATGTGTATGCTAGGGAAGGTCCCACTGATTTGGAGGAAGTCATGCGATTAGATGTAGAAGCTATTGAAAATGAATTAAATAGCAGCGGTGTGGTAGTTGATGATAAAAATGGGGAAACTAATGAAGctatagaagatgatgtttttTGT ATTGCGACCACTCTAGATGATTGTGGTATAGGACCCGCAACTATTTATGAGGTTATGAAAACTATGTCAGGTGGAGCCTCCAAGGTGGGTTTGCCAGAGTTGGCATTTAAGAACTTTATGAAGAGGAAAAACCAGAAGTTTCTTGGGGTGGATTTACAAAGATTGTTGGAATACTTACACCACACGAAACTATGTGATCCTGAATTCTTTTGCAAAATAGCCAAAACGGAGGACGGTACAGTGCGAGGTATATTTTGGGTTGATGGACAGGCAAGAGCTGTATATCGTGTATTTGGTGATGTCCTGGTATTTGATACAACATATAAGAAGAATAGATATCACTTCCCATTTGGTCATTTTGTTGGAGTAAATCATCATGGTCAGACTACTTTGTTTGGATGTGGGTTGATAGCAGATGAGACGATTGAGTCATTTATTTGGTTATTCTCTACGTGGTTGGAAGCAATGGATAATCGACCACCTATGGCAATTATTACAGACCAATGTCCATCACTGTTGAGGGCCATTCTACATGTGTTTCCAAGCGCAAAGCGTTGGTACTGTTCATGGCATGTGCAAAAACACTTTATAGAACACTTGAGCCATTTGTATGGGACGAGTCCgtcatttaaaaataattttgggaGGTGTATATATGGTAGTAAGACTGAAAATGAATTTGAGACAAGGTGGCAAGAGTTATTAATAACTTATAATCTCGTTGAACATGAGTGGTTGGGGAAGATGTACAAGCAACGGGTTCATTGGGTACCATTATATCTTAAAGGTACTTTCTTCGCTGGTATGTCGTCCACACAACGTAGCGAGGggataaattattattttcgtGGTTACTTTAAGCAATCAATCCCATTGCACAAGTTTGCACAACAATATGAAAATGCTGTACAAAGACGTAGAGAGAGGGAAACTAGTAGTGATTTTTCCAGTCTCAACAGAAGACCTCCACTGTTAGTTGGTAATCCTTTGGAGATATATACATCTAAAGTTTATACGAGGAAGATTTTTGAAATCTTTAAGAAGCAGTGGTCTGTAACACTGGTATTGACAACCACAGAAGAGGAAGTACATGGTCAAAAGAAAAAGTAG